Proteins from one Streptococcus mitis B6 genomic window:
- a CDS encoding choline-binding protein C, translated as MKNRKMLASSLLAGALLSVGYVASKPTEVHALTDMSVKDTQNPLKITLIQTDGSYTVDTLLVDLQRSSTTNDNTHLDFDLVNEETGALASSYSFGRFGGSNRIKEGINITLVKDGNYHLDIYSSDDFGKRYFGRSEVFKISGHKYYPIKKVETPKATETPKQSASSASGQTGWSGSSYYKAGVKVVNQWIFDVQYNSYFYLNASGNFVQNAWSGNYYLKSGGYMAKSEWIYDNNYQSYYYLTAEGSYARNTWAGSYYLKSDGKMAKSEWIYDSSYQSYYYLTSEGSYARNTWVGDYYLKSNGKMAVNERTPDGYQVDGSGKWVK; from the coding sequence ATGAAAAACAGAAAAATGTTGGCCTCTTCTTTACTAGCTGGTGCTTTATTGTCAGTAGGTTATGTAGCTTCTAAACCGACAGAAGTTCACGCTTTAACAGATATGAGTGTCAAGGATACTCAAAATCCCTTGAAAATCACCTTGATACAGACAGATGGAAGTTATACAGTAGATACACTTTTGGTTGACCTGCAAAGAAGTTCTACAACTAATGATAATACACATCTTGATTTTGATCTAGTTAATGAAGAAACCGGGGCACTTGCTTCTTCATACTCTTTTGGACGTTTTGGAGGAAGTAATAGAATAAAAGAGGGAATTAATATAACCTTAGTAAAAGATGGGAACTATCATCTGGATATTTACAGTTCAGATGATTTTGGAAAACGTTACTTTGGACGTTCAGAAGTTTTTAAAATTTCTGGACATAAATACTATCCGATTAAGAAGGTTGAGACACCAAAAGCGACTGAAACTCCAAAACAATCTGCTAGCTCTGCCTCAGGTCAGACTGGCTGGTCAGGTTCTTCTTACTACAAAGCTGGTGTGAAAGTAGTGAATCAATGGATTTTTGATGTTCAGTACAATTCCTACTTCTACCTAAATGCTTCAGGTAATTTTGTTCAAAATGCTTGGTCAGGCAACTACTATCTTAAATCAGGTGGTTACATGGCTAAGAGCGAATGGATTTATGACAATAACTATCAATCATACTATTACTTGACAGCAGAGGGTAGCTATGCCCGTAATACTTGGGCTGGAAGTTACTACCTCAAATCAGATGGTAAAATGGCTAAGAGTGAGTGGATCTATGATAGTAGCTACCAATCTTACTATTATCTAACATCAGAAGGAAGTTACGCCCGTAATACATGGGTAGGTGACTACTATCTCAAGTCAAATGGTAAGATGGCGGTTAACGAACGTACCCCAGATGGCTACCAAGTAGATGGCTCAGGTAAGTGGGTGAAATAA
- a CDS encoding LysR family transcriptional regulator produces the protein MRIQQLHYIIKIVETGSMNEAAKQLFITQPSLSNAVRDLENEMGIEIFIRNPKGITLTRDGMEFLSYARQVVEQTQLLEERYKNPVAHRELFSVSSQHYAFVVNAFVSLLKKSDMEKYELFLRETRTWEIIDDVKNFRSEVGVLFLNSYNRDVLTKMLDDNHLLAHHLFTAQPHIFVSKTNPLAKKDKVKLSDLENFPYLSYDQGTHNSFYFSEEILSQEHHKKSIVVSDRATLFNLLIGLDGYTIATGILNSNLNGDNIVSIPLDIDDSIELVYIQHEKTSLSKMGERFIDYLLEEVQFDS, from the coding sequence ATGAGAATTCAGCAATTACACTATATTATCAAAATCGTCGAAACTGGCTCCATGAATGAGGCAGCCAAGCAACTCTTTATCACTCAGCCGAGTCTTTCCAATGCAGTAAGAGATTTGGAAAATGAAATGGGCATTGAAATCTTTATTCGTAATCCTAAGGGTATCACCTTGACCCGTGATGGGATGGAGTTCCTCTCTTATGCCCGTCAGGTTGTCGAGCAGACCCAACTTCTGGAGGAACGTTATAAAAATCCTGTCGCCCACCGCGAACTTTTTAGCGTTTCATCCCAGCACTATGCCTTTGTGGTCAACGCTTTTGTCTCTCTGCTCAAGAAAAGCGATATGGAGAAATACGAGCTCTTCCTTCGTGAAACTCGTACTTGGGAGATTATCGACGACGTCAAGAACTTCCGCAGTGAGGTCGGTGTCCTATTTTTGAACAGCTACAACCGTGATGTTTTAACCAAAATGCTGGATGACAACCACCTGCTGGCTCACCATCTTTTTACCGCCCAGCCTCATATCTTTGTCAGCAAGACCAATCCTCTGGCAAAGAAAGATAAGGTCAAACTATCTGATTTAGAAAACTTCCCTTACCTCAGCTATGACCAAGGGACGCACAACTCCTTCTACTTTTCAGAAGAGATTCTGTCCCAAGAACACCACAAGAAATCTATCGTAGTCAGCGACCGTGCTACCCTCTTTAATCTCTTGATTGGTCTGGACGGATATACCATTGCGACAGGGATTTTGAACAGCAACCTCAACGGAGACAATATCGTTTCTATCCCATTGGATATTGACGACTCCATTGAGCTAGTCTATATCCAGCATGAAAAAACCAGCTTATCCAAGATGGGCGAACGCTTTATCGACTATTTACTAGAAGAAGTCCAGTTTGATAGTTGA
- the miaA gene encoding tRNA (adenosine(37)-N6)-dimethylallyltransferase MiaA: MKTKIIVIVGPTAVGKTALAIEVAKRFNGEVVSGDSQQVYRGLDIGTAKASPEEQATVSHHLIDVREVTESYSAFDFVSEAKMAIVDIHSRGKLAIIAGGTGLYIQSLLEGYHLGGETPHEEILAYRASLEPYSDEELAQLVEQAGLEIPQFNRRRAMRALEIAHFSQDLENQETLYEPLIICLDDERSQLYERINHRVDLMFEAGLLDEAKWLFDHYPDVQATKGIGYKELFPYFRGEQSLEEASESLKQATRRFAKRQLTWFRNRMQVTFYQIGESGVQDRILSQIEEFLDD; the protein is encoded by the coding sequence ATGAAAACAAAAATAATTGTGATTGTTGGACCGACTGCTGTTGGAAAAACAGCCCTTGCTATTGAAGTTGCAAAGCGTTTTAATGGCGAAGTGGTTAGTGGTGATAGCCAGCAAGTCTATCGAGGACTTGATATTGGGACGGCTAAGGCTAGTCCAGAAGAGCAGGCAACTGTTTCCCATCATTTAATCGATGTTAGAGAGGTAACCGAGTCTTACTCGGCTTTTGATTTTGTTTCAGAAGCTAAGATGGCTATTGTGGATATTCACAGCCGTGGCAAGCTAGCCATTATCGCCGGTGGGACTGGACTTTATATCCAGAGCTTGCTAGAAGGTTACCACCTAGGTGGGGAGACTCCTCATGAGGAGATTTTAGCTTATCGAGCTAGTTTGGAGCCATATTCAGATGAGGAGTTAGCCCAACTCGTAGAGCAAGCAGGTCTTGAAATCCCCCAGTTTAACCGTCGTCGTGCCATGCGTGCCTTGGAAATTGCTCATTTTTCTCAGGATTTGGAAAATCAAGAGACCTTGTATGAACCATTGATTATCTGCTTGGATGATGAACGTAGTCAATTATATGAACGTATCAACCACCGAGTGGATTTGATGTTTGAGGCTGGGCTTTTGGATGAAGCCAAGTGGCTTTTTGACCATTATCCAGATGTGCAGGCGACTAAAGGGATTGGCTACAAGGAACTCTTTCCTTATTTTCGTGGGGAGCAGAGTTTGGAGGAAGCTAGTGAGAGTCTCAAACAGGCGACTCGTCGTTTTGCCAAGCGTCAGTTGACCTGGTTCCGTAATCGCATGCAGGTTACCTTTTATCAGATTGGAGAATCTGGTGTGCAAGACCGCATTTTAAGCCAGATAGAGGAGTTTTTAGATGATTGA
- a CDS encoding DUF3990 domain-containing protein: MEELNFNKEFSSTKIWYHGTTSTQVASLKDGIDVYHSKRNCDFGIGFYVTSKLSQAIKWAQRKTKDEIPFNPNVKSVVLSYQFQELDNSETKIFEIDKEYFQFVYKNRLELDAKSGNNIHHFSAVFGPVLDGQVTRLKETLDNYFQGLNTLEQTAKILLGKYQDDTQLCICSQKIADKLTLVKEETI; the protein is encoded by the coding sequence ATGGAAGAGTTAAACTTTAATAAGGAGTTTAGCAGTACAAAAATTTGGTATCACGGAACGACATCTACTCAAGTTGCTTCTTTGAAAGATGGAATAGATGTCTATCATAGTAAACGTAACTGTGATTTTGGTATAGGATTTTATGTGACATCTAAGCTCAGCCAAGCAATTAAATGGGCTCAGCGGAAAACAAAAGATGAAATTCCTTTTAATCCGAATGTAAAATCGGTTGTTCTAAGTTATCAATTTCAAGAACTTGATAATTCTGAAACTAAAATTTTTGAAATTGACAAAGAATACTTTCAGTTTGTTTATAAAAATAGGTTGGAGTTAGATGCTAAGTCTGGAAATAATATTCATCATTTTTCAGCAGTATTTGGTCCAGTTCTTGATGGTCAAGTTACACGATTGAAAGAAACTTTAGATAATTATTTCCAAGGGTTGAATACCTTAGAACAAACTGCTAAAATTCTTTTGGGAAAATATCAGGATGATACGCAATTGTGTATATGTAGTCAAAAAATTGCAGATAAACTAACCCTAGTTAAGGAGGAAACGATATGA
- the hflX gene encoding GTPase HflX translates to MIDTEKKEERVLLIGVELQGMDNFDLSMEELASLAKTAGAVVVDSYRQKREKYDSKTFVGSGKLEEIALMVEAEEITTVIVNNRLTPRQNVNLEEVLGVKVIDRMQLIFDIFAMRARSHEGKLQVHLAQLKYLLPRLVGQGIMLSRQAGGIGSRGPGESQLELNRRSVRNQITDIERQLKVVEKNRATVREKRLESSTFKIGLIGYTNAGKSTIMNTLTSKIQYEADELFATLDATTKSIHLGGNLQVTLTDTVGFIQDLPTELVSSFKSTLEESKHVDLLVHVIDASNPYHEEHEKTVLSIMKDLDMEDIPRLTLYNKADLVQDFTPTQTPYALISAKSEDSRENLQALFLEKIKDIFEVFTLRVPFSKSYKIHDLESVAILEERDYQDDGEVIRGYISEKNKWRLEEFYD, encoded by the coding sequence ATGATTGATACGGAGAAAAAAGAGGAGCGAGTTCTGCTCATAGGTGTGGAATTGCAGGGCATGGACAATTTTGACCTCTCTATGGAAGAATTGGCCAGTCTAGCTAAGACAGCTGGGGCAGTCGTTGTAGATAGCTACAGACAAAAACGGGAAAAGTATGACTCCAAGACCTTCGTCGGATCTGGTAAGTTAGAAGAAATTGCGCTTATGGTGGAGGCAGAAGAAATTACGACTGTCATTGTCAACAACCGCTTGACTCCACGGCAAAATGTCAATCTAGAAGAAGTTCTGGGTGTCAAGGTCATTGACCGTATGCAGTTGATTTTTGATATCTTTGCCATGCGAGCTAGAAGCCATGAAGGGAAGCTCCAAGTCCACCTAGCCCAGCTCAAATATCTCTTGCCTCGCTTGGTTGGTCAGGGGATTATGCTCAGCCGTCAGGCAGGGGGAATTGGTTCCCGTGGGCCTGGTGAAAGCCAGTTGGAGCTGAACCGTCGTAGCGTTCGCAACCAAATCACAGACATCGAGCGCCAGCTCAAGGTGGTTGAGAAAAATCGGGCGACTGTCAGAGAAAAACGTTTGGAGTCGAGTACCTTTAAGATTGGGTTGATTGGTTATACCAATGCTGGGAAGTCAACTATCATGAACACCTTGACCAGTAAGATCCAGTATGAGGCAGATGAGCTATTTGCAACTCTGGATGCGACAACTAAGAGTATTCATCTTGGGGGCAATCTTCAGGTGACCTTGACTGATACCGTGGGCTTTATCCAAGATTTGCCGACAGAGTTGGTGTCCAGTTTCAAGTCGACCTTGGAAGAAAGCAAGCATGTGGACCTTCTGGTTCATGTTATCGATGCCAGCAATCCTTACCATGAGGAACATGAAAAAACAGTTCTTTCCATCATGAAAGACTTAGACATGGAGGATATTCCTCGTTTGACCCTTTATAATAAAGCAGACTTGGTGCAGGACTTTACGCCTACCCAAACTCCATATGCCCTCATTTCTGCCAAGTCTGAGGATAGTCGTGAGAATTTGCAGGCTTTATTTTTAGAGAAAATCAAGGATATTTTTGAAGTCTTTACCCTGCGCGTGCCTTTTTCAAAGTCCTACAAGATTCATGATTTAGAAAGTGTTGCGATTTTGGAAGAACGTGATTATCAAGATGATGGGGAAGTCATTAGAGGCTATATTTCTGAGAAAAACAAATGGAGGTTAGAAGAATTTTATGACTGA
- a CDS encoding DUF3042 family protein, with translation MAKGFAKGLVTGVAGTVAAVAGAVYAFKKKVIEPEEQKAAFIEENRKKAARRRVSR, from the coding sequence ATGGCTAAAGGATTCGCTAAAGGTCTTGTAACAGGTGTCGCAGGAACTGTTGCTGCAGTTGCAGGTGCAGTTTACGCATTCAAAAAGAAAGTGATCGAACCAGAAGAACAAAAAGCAGCTTTCATCGAAGAAAACCGTAAAAAAGCAGCGCGCCGTCGCGTATCGCGTTAA
- the rnz gene encoding ribonuclease Z yields MDIQFLGTGAGQPSKARNVSSLALKLLDEINEVWLFDCGEGTQNRILETTIRPRKVSKIFITHLHGDHIFGLPGFLSSRAFQANEEQTDLEIYGPQGIKSFVLTSLRVSGSRLPYRIHFHEFDQDSLGKILETDKFTVYAEELDHTIFCVGYRVIQKDLEGTLDAEKLKAAGVPFGPLFGKIKNGQDVVLEDGTEIKAADYISAPRPGKIITILGDTRKTDSSVRLAVNADVLVHESTYGKGDEKIARNHGHSTNMQAAEVAVEAGAKRLLLNHISARFLSKDISKLKKDAASVFENVHVVKDLEEVEI; encoded by the coding sequence ATGGATATTCAATTTTTAGGAACGGGGGCTGGCCAGCCCTCTAAAGCCCGCAACGTCTCCAGTCTCGCCCTGAAACTCTTGGACGAGATTAACGAAGTCTGGCTCTTTGACTGTGGAGAAGGTACGCAAAATCGCATTCTGGAAACCACAATTCGACCACGTAAGGTCAGCAAAATCTTTATTACCCACCTACATGGAGACCACATCTTTGGCCTGCCAGGATTCCTTTCTAGTCGTGCCTTTCAGGCCAATGAAGAGCAGACAGATTTGGAAATCTATGGACCTCAAGGAATCAAGTCATTTGTCTTAACCAGCCTTCGTGTGTCAGGTTCGCGCCTGCCTTACCGCATTCATTTTCATGAGTTTGACCAAGATTCTTTAGGAAAAATCCTTGAGACTGATAAATTTACGGTGTATGCAGAGGAGCTGGATCACACTATTTTTTGTGTTGGTTATCGTGTTATCCAAAAGGATCTAGAAGGAACGCTGGATGCTGAAAAGCTCAAGGCTGCTGGCGTCCCATTTGGCCCACTTTTTGGGAAAATCAAAAACGGTCAGGATGTTGTCCTAGAAGACGGAACTGAAATCAAGGCTGCTGACTATATCTCAGCGCCACGTCCAGGTAAAATTATCACTATTTTAGGAGACACTCGAAAAACGGATTCCAGTGTGCGTCTGGCTGTCAATGCCGATGTCCTGGTCCATGAATCGACTTATGGCAAGGGTGATGAAAAAATTGCTCGTAATCATGGCCACTCAACCAACATGCAGGCAGCGGAGGTCGCAGTAGAAGCAGGTGCAAAACGCCTCTTGCTCAACCATATCAGTGCCCGTTTTCTCTCAAAAGATATTAGCAAACTCAAGAAAGACGCTGCTAGTGTCTTTGAAAACGTCCATGTGGTCAAAGACTTGGAAGAAGTGGAAATCTAA
- a CDS encoding AAA family ATPase, whose protein sequence is MTTYKVGTSFSSWSFGDAYSKAKDGDILAFEEGFMLELPAGRHYKIEKSIKIVGQISGTEGGGTLYHNTIAATLRIMNGVTVQFENIWFQVDDHRCALVIKGNSTVVLNTVYFNEQLENKQFFILVEGKSKLSIENAGNQLYNGSYSTTSIKVSNSTLELKRAELNIKLNADKGSSIQMEDTVIERWGSNILNIKDSSVTSINTVLKGGDAEQAYPAVFLSRSTAKFKNTEVIQPLYQAAVCLKNSSSLESTGDSLTSIRAISSRICIEQTVIRESLMLESNSFCRISDYVDIKGENEEKVDIYCWASVLIANTIKLNRNVTPNIRLSENSYLIADTILKEFEDTNGIIWDISDDSCKILNEESTNSEPQEEISETIERDYEEELYSLIGLNNVKKEVQKLLRTVEFNQKRLSEGLPIQEQSLHSVFTGNPGTGKTTVARLLGRVLFDRGVLPGDEFKFIEVSESDLIATHIGETAVQTQAILEKAKGGILFIDEAYTLNKGKSSQHNFGLEAINTILKYMEDYRNEIMIIFAGYTKEMEQFFETNPGLKSRVPNTFFFEDYSGDEIVEMGLKNLQKSSYQLEDEDYYAMRVKQAYSRSLDHSNGRWIRNFNEHLMRALANRVVETQVDDYVTIINEDIDDVLLQGTQQPEENQKDALEQLQNLIGIEKVKKQVEQFISLAELNKKREEQGAAVSEFSLHSLFLGNPGTGKTTVARIVGKILYQKGIIPQNKFIEVSRSDLVAGYVGQTAIKTQEVLKSALGGVLFIDEAYTLSNSNEDRFGKEAIDEILKFMEDHRRDIVIIFAGYTKEMEEFLSVNSGLPSRIPNTFDFEDYTADEIIQIGLLGLKNQGYFIDVDYYTQTIESLYNKINDCSNGRWIRNINEKIIKNLSIRVSRDNVTDLSTIDKVDIERMMLEYERL, encoded by the coding sequence ATGACAACATATAAAGTAGGAACAAGTTTTAGTTCATGGTCTTTTGGAGATGCTTATTCGAAGGCTAAAGATGGGGATATTCTTGCATTTGAAGAAGGTTTTATGCTTGAACTACCAGCAGGAAGACATTATAAGATAGAAAAAAGTATCAAAATAGTTGGACAAATTTCTGGGACCGAAGGTGGAGGAACGCTTTATCACAATACTATAGCAGCGACTCTGAGAATTATGAACGGCGTTACAGTTCAGTTTGAAAATATTTGGTTTCAAGTAGATGACCACCGTTGTGCTTTAGTAATAAAGGGTAATTCAACTGTCGTTCTAAATACTGTATACTTTAATGAACAATTAGAAAATAAACAATTTTTCATATTAGTTGAAGGTAAGTCAAAATTGTCAATCGAAAATGCAGGAAATCAATTATATAATGGTTCTTACAGTACAACATCAATTAAAGTTAGTAATTCTACTCTAGAACTAAAACGTGCTGAGTTAAATATAAAATTGAATGCAGATAAGGGTTCTTCTATTCAAATGGAAGATACAGTGATTGAGAGATGGGGTTCAAATATATTAAATATAAAAGATTCATCAGTAACTTCCATAAATACCGTCTTAAAAGGGGGGGACGCTGAACAAGCATACCCTGCTGTTTTTTTAAGTCGTTCTACTGCAAAATTTAAAAATACAGAAGTCATTCAACCGTTGTATCAAGCAGCTGTTTGTTTAAAAAATAGTTCTAGTCTTGAATCAACTGGAGATTCTTTGACATCAATAAGGGCAATTAGTAGTCGAATCTGTATAGAGCAAACGGTCATTAGGGAATCTCTTATGTTAGAATCAAATTCATTTTGTAGAATTAGTGACTATGTTGATATCAAAGGGGAGAACGAGGAGAAAGTTGATATTTATTGTTGGGCTTCTGTCTTAATAGCAAATACAATAAAATTAAATCGTAATGTTACCCCCAATATTCGCCTTTCAGAGAATTCATACCTAATTGCAGATACTATTCTTAAAGAATTTGAAGATACGAATGGTATAATATGGGATATTTCAGATGATAGCTGTAAAATTTTGAATGAAGAGAGTACAAATTCTGAACCACAAGAGGAAATCAGTGAGACTATCGAACGCGATTATGAGGAAGAATTGTACAGCTTGATTGGTTTAAATAATGTAAAAAAAGAGGTCCAAAAATTACTCAGAACAGTCGAATTCAATCAAAAAAGATTATCAGAAGGTCTTCCAATTCAAGAACAATCTCTACATTCTGTTTTTACAGGAAATCCTGGTACAGGGAAGACAACTGTAGCAAGATTGTTAGGTAGAGTTCTATTTGACAGAGGTGTTCTCCCTGGAGATGAATTTAAATTTATTGAGGTTTCAGAGTCGGATCTTATTGCAACACATATTGGTGAGACGGCAGTACAAACGCAAGCAATATTGGAGAAGGCTAAAGGTGGAATCCTCTTTATTGATGAAGCATATACTTTAAATAAAGGAAAATCTTCTCAACATAATTTTGGATTAGAGGCTATAAACACGATTCTAAAGTATATGGAAGATTACCGCAATGAAATTATGATTATATTTGCGGGGTACACTAAAGAAATGGAACAGTTTTTTGAAACAAATCCTGGATTAAAGTCACGTGTACCAAATACATTCTTCTTTGAGGACTATTCTGGTGATGAAATTGTCGAAATGGGATTGAAAAATCTTCAGAAATCTTCGTATCAACTTGAAGACGAAGATTACTATGCTATGAGAGTCAAGCAGGCCTATAGTCGCTCGTTAGATCATAGTAATGGACGATGGATTCGTAATTTTAATGAACACTTGATGAGAGCTTTAGCCAATCGTGTTGTTGAGACGCAGGTTGATGACTATGTGACAATTATCAATGAAGATATAGATGATGTCCTTCTTCAAGGCACCCAACAACCAGAAGAAAATCAAAAAGATGCTTTGGAACAACTACAAAACTTGATAGGAATAGAGAAAGTTAAAAAACAGGTTGAACAATTTATTTCATTAGCAGAGTTGAATAAGAAGAGAGAAGAGCAAGGTGCTGCTGTGAGTGAGTTCTCACTACATTCGTTATTCTTGGGAAATCCAGGGACTGGTAAAACCACCGTAGCTCGTATCGTAGGAAAAATTCTGTATCAAAAGGGAATTATTCCTCAAAATAAATTCATAGAGGTATCCCGTAGTGATTTAGTAGCTGGGTATGTAGGGCAAACGGCTATCAAGACGCAGGAAGTATTGAAATCTGCTTTAGGAGGAGTTTTGTTCATTGATGAAGCATACACGCTATCAAATTCTAATGAAGATCGATTTGGTAAAGAAGCAATTGATGAGATTCTTAAATTCATGGAAGATCATAGAAGAGATATTGTCATTATCTTTGCTGGATATACAAAGGAAATGGAAGAATTTCTCTCAGTAAATTCAGGACTACCAAGCCGAATTCCAAACACTTTTGATTTTGAAGATTATACAGCGGATGAAATTATTCAAATTGGTTTATTAGGATTAAAAAATCAAGGATACTTTATTGATGTGGACTATTATACTCAAACTATTGAATCTTTGTATAACAAAATCAATGATTGTAGTAATGGTCGCTGGATTAGAAATATCAATGAAAAAATCATTAAGAATTTATCAATTAGAGTATCACGTGATAACGTGACTGATTTATCGACAATAGATAAAGTCGATATTGAGAGAATGATGCTAGAATATGAGAGATTATAA
- a CDS encoding helix-turn-helix domain-containing protein, producing MENLYPFGATFKYLREARGLSLKEAASDIVSPQFLSQFEKGEKGISLENFAKLLIVIGVEWNDFVLAYANKGGDCLELPAIEFGKHVVHEEDILTYIEEYEKLFDVYLKDNPLQAEMIFKSIKLRHYPTIAKSPETVARIQNIINHLMKSDVFNSIELEIYRVIVNHSPMELIDHMTKQLLLMYKESANTDTYIRILNALTFSVKYFSELGYYQKADDIIKKIKSLQTFERGYLAIPLMFLEVEHIYNQFRWNKPEAIPLAKNLFNYLQSAKFIDQQYYSNFINAFTYHCHALNKTGIDLF from the coding sequence ATGGAAAACCTATATCCATTTGGAGCTACATTTAAGTACCTGCGCGAAGCACGAGGACTCAGCCTAAAGGAAGCCGCCTCAGATATCGTATCACCACAGTTCCTAAGTCAATTTGAAAAAGGAGAAAAAGGAATTTCACTTGAAAACTTTGCCAAACTGTTAATTGTTATCGGAGTTGAATGGAATGATTTTGTTCTCGCCTATGCAAATAAAGGCGGAGACTGCTTAGAATTACCTGCTATTGAATTTGGCAAGCATGTGGTTCATGAAGAAGATATCCTCACTTACATTGAAGAATACGAAAAATTATTTGATGTCTATCTAAAAGACAATCCACTTCAAGCAGAGATGATTTTCAAATCTATTAAATTAAGACATTATCCAACCATAGCAAAGAGTCCAGAAACTGTTGCTAGGATTCAAAACATTATCAATCATTTAATGAAATCGGATGTCTTTAATAGTATCGAACTTGAAATTTATCGCGTCATCGTCAATCATTCTCCTATGGAACTTATTGACCATATGACCAAACAATTATTACTTATGTACAAAGAAAGTGCCAATACTGACACCTACATCCGTATTTTAAATGCTCTCACTTTCTCCGTAAAATACTTCTCTGAACTAGGGTACTATCAAAAGGCTGATGATATTATTAAAAAAATTAAATCACTTCAGACCTTCGAACGAGGATATCTGGCTATTCCCCTCATGTTCCTAGAAGTTGAACATATTTACAATCAATTTAGATGGAATAAACCTGAGGCTATTCCCCTAGCCAAAAATCTATTTAATTATCTTCAAAGCGCAAAATTTATTGATCAGCAATACTACTCTAATTTTATCAACGCCTTCACCTATCATTGCCACGCATTAAATAAGACTGGTATTGATTTGTTCTAA
- a CDS encoding SDR family NAD(P)-dependent oxidoreductase — MPTILITGASGGLAQEMVKLLPNDQLILLGRNKEKLAQLYGKHPHAEWIEIDITDDSALETLVADLYLRYGKIDVLINNAGYGIFEEFDQISDQDIHQMFEVNTFALMNLSRCLAARMKESRKGHIINIVSMAGLIATGKSSLYSATKFAAIGFSNALRLELMPHGVYVTTVNPGPIRTGFFDQADPDGTYLKSVDRFLLEPDAVAKKIVKIMGKNKRELNLPMLLNLAHKFYTLFPKLADKLAGETFNYK, encoded by the coding sequence ATGCCTACTATTCTCATTACAGGAGCTAGCGGTGGTCTAGCCCAAGAAATGGTCAAACTCCTGCCCAATGACCAACTCATCTTGCTTGGTAGAAATAAGGAAAAATTAGCCCAACTCTACGGAAAGCACCCCCATGCAGAATGGATTGAAATCGATATTACCGATGACTCAGCCCTAGAAACTCTGGTAGCAGACCTCTATCTCCGCTATGGCAAGATTGATGTCTTGATTAACAACGCTGGTTACGGGATTTTTGAGGAATTTGACCAGATTTCTGACCAAGATATTCATCAGATGTTCGAGGTCAATACCTTTGCCCTGATGAATCTGTCTCGTTGCCTTGCGGCTCGAATGAAGGAAAGTCGAAAAGGCCATATCATCAATATTGTCAGCATGGCTGGTTTGATTGCTACTGGCAAGTCTAGTCTTTACTCAGCGACCAAGTTTGCGGCTATTGGTTTTTCAAATGCTCTGCGTCTCGAACTCATGCCTCATGGTGTTTACGTAACGACAGTCAATCCAGGGCCAATCCGAACAGGATTTTTCGACCAAGCCGACCCAGATGGCACCTATCTCAAGTCGGTTGACCGCTTCCTGCTAGAGCCAGATGCAGTTGCTAAAAAGATTGTCAAGATTATGGGAAAAAACAAACGAGAACTCAATCTTCCGATGTTGTTGAACCTAGCCCATAAGTTTTATACTCTCTTTCCCAAGCTAGCTGATAAGCTGGCTGGGGAGACTTTTAATTATAAGTAA
- a CDS encoding QVPTGV class sortase B protein-sorting domain-containing protein, whose protein sequence is MEGIIGTLDFYAPVLVLGVVVIGIVYFMKKRNDRK, encoded by the coding sequence ATGGAAGGAATTATTGGAACACTAGACTTCTATGCACCTGTACTGGTCTTAGGAGTTGTTGTCATAGGGATTGTTTACTTTATGAAAAAAAGAAACGATCGCAAATAA